Proteins from a genomic interval of Epinephelus fuscoguttatus linkage group LG16, E.fuscoguttatus.final_Chr_v1:
- the fgf8a gene encoding fibroblast growth factor 8 — protein MRPIPSRLSYLCLHLFAFCYYAQVTNQSPPNFTQHVSEQSKVTDRVSRRLIRIYQLYSRTSGKHVQVLPNKKINAMADDGDVHAKLIVETDTFGSRVRIKGAETGFYICMNKRGKLIGKKNGQGRDCIFTEIVLENNYTALRNARYEGWYMAFTRRGRPRKGSRTRQHQREVHFMKRLPKGQQPAHSSHHRPFDFIHYPFSQRTKRTRYSSER, from the exons ATGCGACCTATCCCATCAAGACTCAGCTATCT GTGTCTACATTTATTCGCATTTTGCTACTATGCTCAG GTAACCAATCAGTCCCCGCCTAATTTCACGCAGCATGTAAGCGAGCAGAGCAAAGTTACGGACCGCGTGAGCCGCAGGTTGATCCGGATCTACCAGCTGTACAGCCGGACCAGCGGCAAGCATGTCCAGGTCCTGCCCAACAAGAAGATCAACGCCATGGCCGACGATGGAGATGTGCACG cTAAACTCATTGTGGAAACGGACACATTTGGGAGCCGAGTGCGCATCAAGGGTGCTGAGACGGGCTTCTACATCTGCATGAACAAGAGGGGGAAGCTCATCGGCAAG AAGAACGGACAAGGCCGTGACTGTATCTTCACAGAGATCGTTCTGGAGAACAACTACACGGCGCTGAGGAATGCCCGCTATGAGGGCTGGTACATGGCCTTCACCCGTCGCGGGCGGCCACGGAAAGGTTCGCGGACGCGCCAGCACCAGCGCGAGGTCCATTTCATGAAGAGGCTGCCGAAGGGGCAGCAGCCCGCCCACTCGAGCCACCACCGCCCCTTCGACTTCATCCACTACCCCTTCAGTCAAAGGACTAAACGTACGCGCTACTCGTCAGAGCGCTGA